From the genome of Vitis riparia cultivar Riparia Gloire de Montpellier isolate 1030 chromosome 11, EGFV_Vit.rip_1.0, whole genome shotgun sequence:
TTCTTTTGCTTAGGATTTAGATGTAGGGAAACCTAAATATCTTTATTCCTTATCCTAAGCTTAGGTTAAGTGTATGAAACTTATCTTAAGGCTTCTAGATCCTTGTAGAACAGTCTTATAGAAAACTTTACCTGGATCTGGATGTTTCTAGATCAAATCCGTACAATGAAGAAGATGCTTGAAACTCTTGAGGTCTCGTGACACCTAAGATCTTCTGCTCGATGATTTTAACCACGATCTTAGCATTCCAAAGAGTAGGTTTAAAGAGGGATATGCTTTGgctctctctttctttggaGTTGGAAGACAACAATCATACAAAGTCTTCGAATCCTTAACCCCTATAAGGGTATTTATAAGATTCccctattaggcttaagtgacttgatcaCACATGGggttaggtcacttaatctagctcaaaacgggttttaattgattaatcaaccacacaaggtcatctaattaatcgaTTCGaccaatccagagaccttgttcactatcccctatgcaaccttgcataattatcataatatccttatgcacaagagtgaacctaaagccaatccaacccttataaactaTGTCATCATGATATATGGGCTTAAAAAGacgaccattgggacccataggagtactaactccttcataatccaattttgaagaaaattcaacattccactatagaGAACCAACTGCACTCTAATACCCTATGTCAATAACAAAGAGACGAAATATATGTGACCACCTTAAGTTCTCATTTGTTAGGAACCCTTGATTATTCCGTTCATATGCCTTGAATCTCGTAGGGTGCATAGATCTATCCCTAGGGATTCTCTAGATCTAACCTAATGGAAATAAATGGCTTCAAAAACCATTATATAATACAGATCTAGAGATTAAAACTCATATCTACGATTCAAATGTTCCTAAATCGAAATCCATCCAATGAAGAACATGTCTAGATGCTTTGGAGGTCTTATACACAATTTTTCGCCCAATGACTCAAGCAATGTCCATGGCACCCCAAAAAGTGGACTTTGGAAGAGTGGATGCCTAGATTCTCACTCTTTCTCTGGATTTGGAAGACAATAGTCAAAAGGCCAttaagaaaccctaaccccataaaagggtatttatagggtttaagtgacttaagcccaaatgggcttgggtcacttaatctaagcCTAAAATAGGtcccaattgattaattaaccacactaggtcatctaattaattaattagcataATCCAAATACCTTATTCACTATCTCCCGTGTGACCTTATATAATTACGAAAATGCGTCAACGCCATCATCTTTGTGCGGATTGGGCAATCATACCAAACAAAATTTGTTGATTGGTGTCAATTGTTGGCTGTCGAGCAAGAGTCTCAGACCATGTAATTGACTATGCATTTACGTTTGTCAATATCGCTGATTACACATAGCAATTAGTAGACATTGACTTTTAGGCGCGAATGTCGTCTAGGCCGTTGCTCAAGCATTGGGTGTGATTATCCATTTGTTCAATGCCTGGAATCTCTGACTGTGTTGGTTGGTCCGTCTGAAAATCCCAGTTGGTTTGGTCTATCCATTCCGTATGAAattcaaaaagaaggaaatctCTTTCCTCTTGCACTAGACGAAActtgttttggtttttggtCTTAGACGGATCATCTGTTTACCTTGGACAAACCAAGGGTTTTTTATTTGGGGTAGGATGCATGGAGGGAAACCCCCACATATTTGGTAAATTATAAGTAAATATTTGGATCTAGAATCCATATcataacttttaatttatatattaagaGTTGAGGATTTGTAAATGGACTCGTTCtataaagtttaaaattaaagagcaaagtgggttttgattcactaattttaaaaaatatataaaaaaaaaaccctcaacttttataaattaattttattttcatccatttaaaaatattttaaaatgtatgtACTTTTTCGtaactcaaataattatttcttgcaATACCCTTTTACTTgataacattaaataaaattatgtaaaattaatttatcattttaatttaataaaggtgttttacaaataaatatattataaattttttattatataatatgagatgTAAATTATTGTGAAAAAATTCTCCAAGATTctcaagtgataaataaaatctttttaatcccctagttaataatgattttatatcatGTATTAAATAAATCCCCTcactttctcattttatttaataaaattgaataaaaattttgttagttgacatcaataataaaataagaaaattttataattaaaactaaaatacataaacattaaatacaattaaaaaccaaaaattaaaaattaaaaattaaaaattaaaaaataaagtatttacTCTCATGGTATTTTAAGCTCTTtctcaatatttatatttttcactaGAGTGTTTTAATGAAgtgaaatttaatattttatttttatattttttgcattaaagttttttttgttttaattgtatttttaatttttaaaatttcttattttattaatcttaaatcaATTCTCACAATAAGAAAAGTTAGTTAGTTGATGTTATCAATATATAAAATGGtctttttagaaattaattatttgaattataaaaaaatgtatgtattttaaaatatttttaaatggataaaaataaatattatttataaaagtttgggttcttttttttatatatatttttttaaaattagtcaaTCAAAACCtacttttcttaaaattaaattaagctaacaattaaaataaagtagTCCATAGGCCATGTTAAGGACAAGAAAGgacaattaattatttatttaataacttatatTGATTTGGTCAATGAAGTAATCCCTATTTAGTTGTCGAAAATTGgaaatcaatatttttctaatattttgtgtaaagtatataataaataacGGTGACTTTCTATTTGATTGTCcaaaaagaagaggaaagaaataaaataatattttctcaaaatcatattaatattttcctttgattaAATCACCGACAATTTGTTTGATTATGGAAAAAGGGAAGAAACTCaagagaaaaattattttaagattttttggTACAAATATTAACTtgttatgtaaaatattttttaaaatgaataaggtaataatgattttattattaccTATTTAACTGATATTGGAATTACCAAGCCTAAAActaatctaaaattaaaaaaattaataccaaATTAATACCATTTtgatttaagaaattttggttttagttggattaattttgagttttcaaaatattcttagAAATTGCTAGACTTACTAACAAACCCAACACATTAAGTCTCACTTGATTAACTTGAATTCACATACTTGATAAGAAAGATTGCAAAAATATAATTGTATGcataaataaaactaatataatCATTCTAAAGCAAATTTGGCTTGAAAGATTTTGGTATTGATTGActcaattttttagttttaaattatttttaaaaattatcaaaatcattAACAAGGCTAACGTATTAAATTATGGTTGCTTTTGAATCCATTTGCttagaaacaaaattcaaagaaatttgTGAATCATGAACGTTCAATGGTCAAAGTAGTACACGTCTTAGCTTTAAGGTAATATGCATGAATAAGGGGTAATATATACTTATTTCTTAAACTTCATTTAGAGTTTCATCATATATGCCTTTAATTGTATCTAATATGCATACCAAAGTTTTGATGGATTTTTCCTAATTTCCTTAAATTTTCTCATTATGTAAAAGACTCCAAATAAAGTAAGAAATAAacatattagatttttttttaatgagtttggtaatttttaaaaataatttatagctCATAagtgaattttattattaagaaaagataCTCTAAGTCAAATGAAACTTAATACATTGAATTTGttaacaagtttggaaaatattaacTCAATTCATACCAGAATGTCCCTAAAAAAGTGGTTGAAAATAATCTTTTAGCAATTTAGCAAAATGGTCAATATGTTTTGTGTAATGAAATTTTTTGATTTGTTTacctatttagaaaaatgaaaaataataataattattatgatCAAAACGtgctattaaaaattaattttaaagtaaagaaagatagaaaaaaaggggaagaaatatatggattaggtcatattttttttaaacaaaaaataaaatataaagtgaAGAGAGATAGGAACGAATATATGAATTCGgtcatattttctttataaggCTTACATTGAAGGTTTACCCTTCATTCAAATAAAACTTGTTACATCGGGTTAAAGTTGTGGTCATCCATATGTAGTTTGAATGCATTTATCaatgaatttacaataaaatggttttaaaatttttgtttagaCGAGACCTTTATTTATACTAGTTAAAAAATTCATGCAATGTGAGGTagtaaattatatattttttaatattttataaaatataatacaaaaaatttaaagaaaaagagtttacattaaatttaaagaggattgtttaatatttgaatattaaaaaataatagtttaattGTAGTTTGTCTTTCCATCTATAGACATTTTCACcatacaaaattcataaaaagcaaataaatgaaaacttaAGAACTATAAGCAAAGGTGGATCCAAGCAAGGCCCAGGGGCAGAAAAAAATCCCATTGTCCCCTGAAAatgtataaagaaaaaaaacttccaCTTAAAAGATAACCCAAACATAGTGTTTGTCTCTTTTAAAAAGTGTTATGGTTGGTCATTGGGCTAAACCCAACACAATATTGATATAAGATAAGATACTCGAAATTTATGAAGTAAAATAACATCACCAACTAAGAAAACAAACTAACTcttatcatttaataaaaaaatttgcacAAGATTTTGAGAAAAGGAACAAAAACAAGagtatttaaacaaaaatattgataaaagaaGTGTGATaagaaccaaagaaaaaaaaatgaaaatgatgataagTTTGAGTATTGAGTGATTGGGTTACATTGAAACTCTTAGTTTGACTCTTGAGAAACTatagaaaaacaacaaaaccaattaaaaGTCTAAATTCTTTTGTTCAAACAAAAGCACTCAATGATAAACAAATAATAGAAacttttggtttattttattttcacatagCTCCTAGGTATACAAATAAACTTAAAAGACATTGTAGAAGAAACCTTATAAGGTGTGAGTTCTCACCATTGCTAAAGTTGGAATTGAGAGAGTGAGGATTTGGACATTGAAAATCGCCACTGCTTGATCCCTACAAGTGGATCTTCTTTTGCACAAAAAATGAGAGACACAACAAGCCAATTAGAAGAAGACAATAACCATTGTAGTGGGAGAATAAAAACTAATCAACAAAATCCatttcaacaattaaagacaCCTTTAGTTTAAAAAAGACATATTTCAACAAAAAGGCATCTTATTAAATATAGTATAAATAGTAGAAAGattctatataaaattgtttttatttaatatattaattagttttatttaaaagagaACTAGTGTTTTTACAATGATTTAAAAACCGGACTAAATTGGACCGGTTCAACTTTTGACCCGGTAGAGGCTTTGGACCGGCCTCGAATCGGATAGTTGATCCGTCAAATGAACGAACTGTCCGATTCTCTATGAACCAATCAACATGTGGGTTGACCAAAACGCCATTGGGCCTTGCTGCATTGGACCCAAAATCATCCCACTCCCCCACCCATCAGGCAACCCATTGAGAAGTATTTATAGAGCTTATTAAATTTGTGAGTTTCCGACGTGGGatgtgattataaaaaaaaataaaggctACTCCTTTCAATTGTGAGAATTTGAACCTCAAATCTGAGGTTTAGAAAAGAAAGAGACAACCATGGCTTCACAATTCCTTTATCAAATATAggtaacaatattttatattaatactctttgtaattttttatagtaattattaacaataaatatgaaaataatgtaaattaattaatataatatttttaaaataataaaatgcatagatatgtagataaaattaaatgttataattttcttctcacatgtaaatattatacatattctattaataaaatttgatatattaatatatttatatttatatttatcaattaatagacatattaaatacaaaaaaatgaaatgctataattttaataaaatataaaatatatatttatgacgtcactgGTTCGACCAATTAACTGTGAACCATGAACTAATAACTTTTTTGGTTCGATAACCGgtcttattttgaaaacattgtgtttttataatggttttttgAAGAAAGGTTTGAGTTTTGGTCtttattataaaagaatttttatttttttttattttttatggagaaTATTTTTGAAGAAGAGTTTGAAAAACCAAGACATAATAATGATCATTTTGATGGAAAAATGTAAATAACAGAAATGGGAAAGACATGTTGcttatttatacaaaaataaataaataatcatttttataaaggTTTTCGGATAGAACAGTTTAACTTATAGGGATAGTTTGGATAGAAAAATTTTACCAGGAGCCCATATTTTCAGATTAATaatacatatttaattttaaataagtaaaattgaaaaatattcaaacattCATCAATTGATATCTAGAATTAGTTTAGTCaagacaataaaaatattttaattataagaagaatttgtttatttttcattttaaaaaaaatttgggaaagGGCAATTTTATAACATAAGAAGGGATAAGGGGATGTAAGTTGGCAaatattgaatattaatttaGACTAAAGGagtcattttatttaaattgcaAAGGGGTCAGTTTTGTATAAAAAGAATATTCCAACGACACGAATGAGAAAggagataatatttatttatttatttatatggaGTTGAAAAAAGATGTAGCGCGACGTCGAGGGTATGAGTATGAGAATGATCGTGACGGCAGGGTTGAATTTGGGTTGTCAACAGAACTTCAAAACTCCCACCTTGTTCTCCGAATTGGCTTCTGTCTTTTTGCCTTTGGTTTGACCTTTGAATGGGGGATGCAACTGCAATGATTTTATAAGATTCAAGGACCCAACTCAAAGGGGTTTGTATTAAgttaaattacaaattttgtttattttttattatttgccTATGtctaataaaaatacatttaacaaccatgattttaaatttattactcattttttctaataaatattttaaaattatcttataaatttacAGTACTTTAAATATGgatgttaaataataaatttattatttaagattaattaaaataaaaattaattaaattttttaataataaatattaattataattaatgagataaatatgttaatccaataatttaaaataaattttaagttaattttatcacaccattttaatacttaaagtaaaaaataagtaataaattttaagttaatcatttaaaaataatttaatttaaaattaagttaactTAATAAACGTTAACCTccattaaaattacttaaatctCTTAATGATGTCTtcctttttaacttttaatgtTCCCAAGACGTTGTATAAGATTCTAAATCAATCTAACAAAATAATCAAGAGATATTGTATAATAATCAAAACGAATAAgtacaaaattctttttttaatgaaaattaaacacAATTTGTCACGTTTGATGGGTAGCCCCCAATAGGATATGACTTTGCGTAGACCATCGCATCGGAGACCAAAAAGTTTGTTGTACCGAAATAGGAGACGCCATCTCCATCTCCATAATgaacaatatttacatggtgTGGAGTTGTGGTAGGATTTAGAGGAGTGCGGGAGTTGAGTTTGTTACAGCAGCAATGGAGTCAATGTGGATGGGGCGTCATCTATTTCTCACAATTTTGCTTTTCGCAAGCAAAGCTGTAACTTCGCAAACCATCGTCACCTCTCTGCCTGGTTTTTCTGGGACTCTCCCTTTCACTCTTGAGACTGGGTAAGTTCAGTTTTCCAGTTGCATTTGAgtcattgtttttattattagtgttaaaacttaaaaaggGTAGTGGGAGTTGCGGGGGTGTAGATATGTGGGCGTAGGTGAATCGGAGGAAGTGCAGCTGTTCTATTATTTTGTGGAGTCTCAGGGCTCTCCCTCACAAGACCCTCTCATGCTTTACATTGCTGGTGGTCCTGGTTGTTCTTCCCTCAGTTCCTTGTTCTACGAAAATGGTAccactttctctttcttttcatgcCTTCCTATTTCTTCCCAAAAGTATGAGATTTAGATCAAACTCAAAAAGGTTCTTAATATAATAACTTCTGAATTGAAAGCTATAGGTATTTTTGTACAGGTCCAATATATCTAAACTATCAATACTATGATGGCGGCATACCTTCACTTAATTTGAGCGCAGATGCTTGGACCCAGGTAGACCGATTCATTgcccatttttaatataaaaagcatttttgaaaaaaaaaaaaaaaattagatattttagaaaacatttatcaaaatttgtttataacgTGTTTGACTCTGATTCCTATTCAGAGCCTAAACATGATATACATAGATGCGCCAGTTGGCACCGGCTTCTCTTATTCAAATACCTCGCAAGGCTACTATGTCGATGACGCTGAAAATGCTGCTCAGACATATGAGTTTTTAAGAAAGGTATGTGGAAATTAACATTCTTCATATTCAAGTGGAGTTAAAAATTGAAggttttatatatacatatataattacaGTGGCTGGTGCAACACCCTGATTTTCTGGAGAATGAACTCTACATTGCTGGTGTTTCATATTCGGGCATACCTGTTCCTATGATCGTTAACGAGATAATTGAGGGTGGGTAACTCATGTTCATGAGAGAGATTTACAAATTATATGCCTTTTCCATGGAATTTAAGCTCTAATTTCAGCCATTGTGGAGTTGCAGGTAACAGAATTGGACTCGACCCAGGCATGAACATCAAGGTGCTTTTCTCTAACCATAAACCTCGAGCTTTGGAACCTTATCATCTCCTTTGTCTCCTTATCATCATCATCTGCTGTTGGTTTGATATCTTTTTGAACTGTCAATTTTCAGGGTTACGTGCTTGGAAGCCCTGTTACGGATTCATTTATTGATGATAATTCAAAGATCCCGTTTGCTCACGGGCTAACACTTATATCACATGAACTCTATAATGTGATTACCAAACCAACCtataattaatcttaatttgaCTATCCTGCACTTCGTCTCTTGTTCCTCCTAATCTTTGGTCATTCTATTTACAGTCTGCAAAGACAAATTGCGAAGGAAATTATGTGAATGTAAGCAGTGAAGCGTGTGCATTGGATATTGAAGCCATCGATGAGGTATAAAGAATATACTTGGGACAATTGTGACTTACGTACCTTGATCCTCATATGCGTTGTTAAAGCTTTGAATTTTCACCAGTTGCTGCGCTATATAAATGTAGCACAAGTTCTGCATCCTTACTGTTATCCTTTCACCGTAAAGCCAAGCGAGAGACAAGGGAATCGAAGATCATCTTTGGAAGAGGCCAATTATCGTTCATGTGACGTAATAATCAcccccctctctctccctctaaAATTCTCATAATCCAGATAATTTACAAGGGCATGTTAGTATTGAATTTTGTTTGCTTCTCAGTTGTATTCAAGCGTACCCATAAGCATCTGGGCAAATGATGAATCTGTCCGGGCCGCTCTTAATGTTAGAAATGTACGTGGATCTTATATGGAGTGAAGAGTTCACATTCTAGTAGAAAAAGGAAACCAGAAAAGAGCAATGTCACTAACTAGTATTGATGGTGGTTCTGGCTTGTGATTAGGGAACAAAAGGAAATTGGCAGTCTTGCAATTCAAGCTTAACAGGGTACACCGAGGATGTTACAACAACTCTTGCATATCATAGAAATTTCAGTCATACAAGTAGTTTACGAGCTTTGATATATAGGTAAGATGTTGCAGCCTTGTGAGATTTTGTTGAGTGTATGAATGTGAGTGTGAATGTTTTCCAACTAACATCGCTGGTTGTTTGCCGCCGCCACCACCAACAGCGGTGATCATGATATGTCGATTCCGAATATTGGTACCCAAGAATGGATTAGGTCTCTCAATATGACTCTAGCCGATACCTGGCGAGCTTGGATGGTTGATGCCCAAGTTGCAGGGTGAGTTTCAAAAGCTTCATTTCCAATCTCTTGCAAACAATTCCTTtcatttagtaaaatttaaagttttttttttgacattttctcattttcctttttaaaatgtAGATATACGAAGAGGTATACCTACGGAGATTTCAGTTTAACGTATGCAACAGTGAAGGTAACAATTAGACACTCCTCTTGAGTCCTGAGTAGGTACTTGGTTTATTCTAAACAAAGAAAGTAGTAAGTACTAACAAAAGGAAACATCGTGTTTGGCGCCTTGTATAGGGAGCAGGTCACATACCTGCAACTTACAAAACTAGACAGTGTTATGAGATGATGGAAAGGTGGCTCGCTCATTACCCTCTCTAATTACCTATCAGCTGCTGCATAGCATTAAATGCAACCCTGGACGATGACAAGTTGTTTTAGTGTCTGCACTGGACTAATCAGTGATAGCTTCATACATCACTATTACTACCACTAAGCTCCTGCTCTGCtctgctctgtttttttttttttttcatttccttatgCAGTCCAAATCTCTACTGTTGGATTCTGTAtcttttatttactaaatttggAGTTGGTTTAGTATAGAGCTTATTCCAATGTTCTAGGGACCCTAAAACAAGTGGAAGGTTGGTAAACTCTTAATGATAATCAGTTTTCTGtgtggtttttttatttttcctttttcatcttttctcCCTTGGGAAGAAGACCAGTCATTCTACTGACTCCTGGTGCTATTTAGGACATAAGATGATGTGGACCTAATATTCATAGAACATCATTGGTATGTTGAAGACAGATCTTTATTCTAAAGGCTACATATAATTAGTAAGGGCTTATGTCTTCTTTTCAACTTCTTCAAACAAAGTCACATCTCATTTCTTGATAGCAAATGCCCATTATGATCAAGCAAAGGCCATGGTTCCTATCTATAAAGTGATGTTACCCATAGAAATGATAAAACGATCAACTCAAATGGATATCTAAGCAATATAACTGGCTAACATCTGGCcataatattataaacacaAGTTTGGATCAACTAAAGCACAGTGCACAGGTATGTTACATATACATTAGGACACAGATAAAAGCCCAAATCTCTCCCATTCTTGAAAGCAATGTTTTGTTTGTGTTACATGTTTGCTAATCACAGCCCGGAAAGCATGGTTGATTGAGAATATGCTAACAATCATTCTTCTTAGTCTcttaaatcaagaaaaattaattaaaaccataaCTTAATCAATGAGCTTGAAACCATGTCAAAGAAGCAAACACCATTATTCTCTCCTATATTGTTCCATGCAACACTTGGTAGGTCAGCATTCATAACACAGATCATATCACagtataaattgaaaattttaaccaGGTTCATGTTGTTTATTACTACTGCTATATCACTCTTCGAACAgaacagagaaaacaaagaaacaaagaagCATGTTATAATATCTAAACATCTGGACCTATTAGAGCCATCACACCTGTCACATGATTATGTTTTAGACCAATTTCATTACTGGTTTTTGAAGACTTTTAGATAGTCTAATACATCTCTACTAGCATACAATATAATATTTCTAGACCTAACAAATTCAGCCAAACCATCCAAACCCAACACCTACCTAGTGTTTCCCCTTGACCATATAAGTGCACCCAGGCCATTTACTCTCTTAAGTTGAAAATAGCTAAGCCATGAAGGTCCCTTTTCAGTTTTCAGCTCTATCATTCTTGCTCCTCTCTTCTTCTTTGACACTCTCCAAGCCCTCCCCAGTAACTGATGTAGAAGGTCATCAGCTTCAAAATACTATATTTTCCCAGTCACCCCCATAAATGGTGGCGGCCTAGCAGTCATGATTCACAGCCAAGATGCCCTTTCTATGTGATACAAGAAAGCCTCCAAGACTCGAATGGTCTCCCGATCAGATTCTTGCCAGTGGACCCTAAAGACAAGGTCATAAGATTGTCTTCTGACATGAACATTGCATTCCATGCTGCAACAACTTGTGTGCAATCAATGGTGTGGTTTGGAGACATCAGTCAGATCACTGGGCGGAGATATGCAACTATTGGTGTGTTGATAGGCCATCCAGGCATCAACACAGTAAGCAACTGGTTTAAGAAAGAGGATTGAGAAAGATTATCCAATCATGTGCTGCTCTAGTGTTTGTAGTTTCTGTAAGCTTGTTTGTGGGAATGTGGGTGTGTTTTATGAAGATGGGAATCAATGGCTAGGATTGAATGATGAACCTCTTATTGTCAAGTTTAGGAAAGGATAATGTAATCCAGAGAAATCTCAGACTATTCACAAAGGAAATAAACTTCTTCAATCTATCAACTACTATGCAAAGAGACAATAATACGCAGCCATAAGATCTCCAAAGCAGATCCAAATGCTAGGTTCAATTTTCTCCTTAAGCCAGCAGATAAAGCATGAGTTCTTTGATCAGTATAAACCATTATGTTATTGAAGTTCTGCTATTGATTCATATTTTAGACCATCTAAAATGTCTTTGACTTCTGTAAACATTATAAGAGCTGCAACTATAACTGAAACTGTCAGGCCAATCTCCTATCATTCTAACAAATCATCTCCACTAATCTTTTAAgaaagggttaatttcatttagcTCCCTGAGGTTTTAGGTTTTGACTAAATACACCTAACCCCCCATTGATATGAAATACACCTCCATTATCcttttcatttgttattttcactcaCCTCTCTTCTCGCTCAAAATAAATGAGgtattttgatgaaatttcaaatctatgGGGATTAGGTGTATTTAACCAAATCCTGAGGGGAGGTGATTGAAATTAAACCCTTTAAAAAATGAGATCTCCAGGATAAAGAGAGCTCTGA
Proteins encoded in this window:
- the LOC117924503 gene encoding serine carboxypeptidase-like 13 — encoded protein: MESMWMGRHLFLTILLFASKAVTSQTIVTSLPGFSGTLPFTLETGYVGVGESEEVQLFYYFVESQGSPSQDPLMLYIAGGPGCSSLSSLFYENGPIYLNYQYYDGGIPSLNLSADAWTQSLNMIYIDAPVGTGFSYSNTSQGYYVDDAENAAQTYEFLRKWLVQHPDFLENELYIAGVSYSGIPVPMIVNEIIEGNRIGLDPGMNIKGYVLGSPVTDSFIDDNSKIPFAHGLTLISHELYNSAKTNCEGNYVNVSSEACALDIEAIDELLRYINVAQVLHPYCYPFTVKPSERQGNRRSSLEEANYRSCDLYSSVPISIWANDESVRAALNVRNGTKGNWQSCNSSLTGYTEDVTTTLAYHRNFSHTSSLRALIYSGDHDMSIPNIGTQEWIRSLNMTLADTWRAWMVDAQVAGYTKRYTYGDFSLTYATVKGAGHIPATYKTRQCYEMMERWLAHYPL